A window of the Callospermophilus lateralis isolate mCalLat2 chromosome 7, mCalLat2.hap1, whole genome shotgun sequence genome harbors these coding sequences:
- the B3galt6 gene encoding beta-1,3-galactosyltransferase 6: MRLPRRAWRRRAALGLGGLALCSVALLYLARCASQATAPDAASAPRAAAFLAVLVASAPRAAERRTAVRSTWLSTVRRGGTGDVWARFAVGTGGLGAEQRRALEREQERHGDLLLLPALRDAYENLTAKVLAMLAWLDEHVAFEFVLKADDDSFARLDALLAELRAREPARRRRLYWGFFSGRGRVKPGGRWREAAWQLCDYYLPYALGGGYVLSADLVHYLRLSREYLRAWHSEDVSLGAWLAPVDVQREHDPRFDTEYKSRGCSNQYLVTHKQSPEDMLEKQQMLLREGRLCKREVQLRLSYVYDWSAPPSQCCQRKEGIP; the protein is encoded by the coding sequence ATGAGACTTCCGCGGCGCGCGTGGCGGCGCCGGGCGGCGCTGGGCCTGGGCGGCCTCGCGCTTTGCAGCGTCGCGCTGCTGTATCTGGCGCGCTGCGCGTCCCAGGCAACCGCTCCCGACGCCGCCTCGGCCCCCCGCGCCGCCGCCTTTTTGGCCGTACTGGTGGCCAGCGCGCCCCGCGCCGCCGAGCGCCGTACCGCTGTGCGCAGCACGTGGCTGTCGACGGTGCGGCGCGGCGGCACCGGCGACGTGTGGGCGCGCTTCGCCGTGGGCACGGGCGGTCTGGGCGCGGAGCAGCGGCGCGCCTTGGAGCGTGAGCAGGAGCGGCACGGAGACTTGCTGCTGCTGCCCGCACTCCGCGACGCCTACGAGAACCTCACCGCCAAGGTGCTGGCCATGCTGGCCTGGTTAGACGAACACGTGGCCTTCGAGTTCGTGCTCAAGGCAGACGACGACTCGTTTGCTCGGCTGGACGCGCTGCTGGCCGAGCTCCGCGCGCGCGAGCCCGCGCGCCGCCGCCGCCTCTACTGGGGTTTCTTCTCGGGTCGCGGGCGCGTCAAGCCCGGAGGTCGCTGGCGCGAGGCTGCGTGGCAACTCTGTGACTACTATCTCCCCTACGCGCTGGGCGGGGGCTACGTGCTCTCGGCGGACCTGGTCCATTACCTGCGCCTCAGCCGCGAGTATCTGCGCGCGTGGCATAGTGAGGACGTGTCTCTGGGCGCCTGGCTGGCACCGGTGGATGTACAGCGGGAGCACGACCCGCGCTTCGACACCGAGTACAAGTCGCGCGGCTGCAGCAACCAATATCTGGTGACACACAAGCAGAGCCCGGAGGACATGCTAGAGAAGCAGCAGATGCTGCTACGTGAAGGCCGGCTGTGCAAGCGCGAGGTGCAGCTGCGCCTCTCCTATGTCTATGACTGGTCGGCGCCACCTTCGCAGTGCTGTCAGCGGAAGGAGGGCATCCCCTGA
- the Tnfrsf4 gene encoding tumor necrosis factor receptor superfamily member 4, translating to MQGHTHVHANRHAPAYTLSSRPSPPSPAALIATSCKEKPQTPVNAEMRTCVGAWGPAALLLLGLVLEVRAALNCVGNTYPNGQRCCQECQPGSGMVSRCEGPRDTVCLPCDPDSYNEAVNYEACKPCTQCNQRSGSELKKKCTPTQDTVCRCRPGTQPLDGFKPGVDCAPCPPGHFSPGDNQACKPWTNCTLTGKRTLKPGSLSSDTLCENRTSPGTLPWETQGPAARPTTALPAAALPGTSLGPSTPPSEAPRGLLLAAVLGLGLSLLAPLAVLLALHLHGRAWRSPGGNSFRTPIQEEQPDAHSTLAKI from the exons ATGCAGGGACACACGCATGTGCACGCCAACAGGCACGCACCTGCTTACACACTTTCTTcccgcccctccccaccctcccccgCAGCCCTTATAGCCACATCCTGCAAGGAAAAACCCCAGACTCCTGTGAACGCAGAGATGAGGACGTGCGTGGGGGCTTGGGGGCCTGCTGCCCTTCTGCTCCTTGGGCTTGTGCTTGAAGTCAGGGCCGCACTGAACTGTGTCGGAAACACCTATCCCAATGGCCAAAGGTGCTGTCAAGAGTGCCAGCCAG GTAGTGGGATGGTGAGCCGCTGTGAGGGACCCAGGGATACCGTGTGCCTCCCCTGCGACCCGGACTCCTACAATGAGGCAGTCAACTACGAGGCCTGCAAGCCCTGTACCCAGTGCAACCAGA GAAGTGGGAGTGAGCTCAAGAAGAAATGCACACCCACGCAGGACACTGTCTGCCGCTGTAGGCCAGGCACTCAGCCCCTGGATGGCTTTAAGCCTGGAGTCG ACTGTGCCCCCTGCCCTCCTGGCCACTTCTCACCAGGCGACAACCAGGCCTGCAAGCCCTGGACCAA ctgcACCTTGACTGGGAAGCGCACCCTGAAACCAGGCAGCCTGAGCTCAGACACCCTCTGCGAGAACAGGACTTCCCCAGGCACACTACCCTGGGAGACCCAGGGCCCCGCAGCCAGGCCCACCACTGCCCTGCccgctgcagccctgcctggaacTTCTCTAGGGCCCTCCACGCCCCCATCAGAGGCCCCCAGGG GCCTCCTGCTGGCTGCTGTCCTGGGCCTGGGCTTGAGCCTCCTGGCCCCCCTGGCTGTCCTGCTGGCCCTGCACCTGCACGGAAGGGCCTGGAGGTCACCTG GGGGAAACAGCTTCCGGACCCCCATTCAAGAGGAACAGCCCGACGCACACTCCACCCTGGCCAAGATCTGA
- the Sdf4 gene encoding 45 kDa calcium-binding protein — protein sequence MVSRQAPLCGLAAHCLWFLGVILLMDASARPANHSSTRERAVNREENEILPPDHLNGVKLEMDGHLNKDFHQEVFLGKDMDGFDEDAEPRRSRRKLMVIFSKVDVNTDRRISAKEMQRWIMEKTAEHFQEAVKENKMHFRAVDPDGDGRVSWDEYKVKFLVSKGHSEKEVADAIRNHEELKVDEETQEVLENLRDRWYQADNPPADLLLTEDEFLSFLHPEHSRGMLKFMVKEIIRDLDQDGDKQLSLPEFISLPVGTVENQQGQDIDDSWVKDRKREFEELIDSNHDGIVTMEELENYMDPMNEYNALNEAKQMIAIADENQNHHLEPEEVLKYSEFFTGSKLMDYARNVHEEF from the exons ATGGTGTCCAGGCAGGCTCCCCTCTGTGGCCTGGCTGCACACTGCCTCTGGTTCCTGGGCGTTATCCTTCTGATGGACGCATCTGCTCGACCCGCCAACCACTCTTCCACTCGGGAGAGGGCAGTCAACAGGGAGGAGAACGAGATCCTGCCCCCAGACCACCTGAATGGGGTGAAGCTGGAGATGGACGGGCACCTGAACAAGGACTTCCACCAGGAAGTCTTCCTGGGGAAAGACATGGACGGGTTTGACGAGGATGCAGAGCCACGGAGGAGCCGGAGAAAGCTCATGGTTATCTTCTCCAA GGTGGATGTGAACACTGACCGGAGGATCAGTGCCAAGGAGATGCAGCGCTGGATCATGGAGAAGACGGCCGAGCACTTCCAGGAGGCTGTTAAGGAGAACAAGATGCACTTCCGGGCTGTGGACCCTGATGGCGATG GCCGCGTCTCCTGGGATGAGTACAAAGTGAAGTTTCTGGTAAGCAAAGGCCACAGTGAGAAGGAGGTTGCTGATGCAATCAGGAACCATGAGGAGCTCAAGGTGGACGAGGAGA CACAGGAAGTCCTGGAGAACCTCAGAGACCGCTGGTATCAGGCGGACAATCCCCCTGCAGACCTGCTGCTGACGGAGGACGAGTTCCTGTCGTTCCTTCACCCTGAGCACAGCCGGGGCATGCTCAAGTTCATGGTCAAGGAGATCATCCGGGACTTGG ACCAGGACGGCGACAAGCAGCTCTCTCTGCCTGAATTCATCTCGCTGCCTGTGGGCACCGTTGAGAACCAGCAGGGCCAGGACATCGACGACAGCTGGGTgaaagacaggaagagagagtTTGAGGAGCTGATTGACTCCAATCACGACGGGATTGTGACCATGGAGGAGCTGGAG AACTACATGGACCCCATGAACGAGTACAACGCCCTCAACGAGGCCAAGCAGATGATCGCCATCGCGGACGAGAACCAGAACCACCACCTGGAGCCCGAGGAGGTGCTCAAGTACAGCGAGTTCTTCACGGGCAGCAAGCTCATGGACTACGCCCGCAACGTGCACGAGGAGTTCTGA